The Garra rufa chromosome 20, GarRuf1.0, whole genome shotgun sequence genome contains the following window.
TATGTTTATGAGCTAATTGTAGAAAATATAAAGTACTTATGGCAATTATCAACACATTATATTTTagtacacacacaaaataaatatcATGTGAAAAATCACTTTATTTCAGCATctagtttttgtttagtgatgaaaAAAGCAGAAAGTGTCTCTACTGTACTCAGTCTTCCCTACTAACGGACTGATTAGCATATACATATGACAAGATAATTGTGTAGAGTATTTATTGTCATTACATATCTCTCATTAAAAATACGAGTTACTGACCATGGCATGTTTCTGTACAGCTGCAGTTTCGTCTCATCAGACAGTTCTCCTGTTTCAGACGCTCGATCTCTTTCTCGTATTCAGTGAAAGTGTCTTTGACAGTGTCGAATATTTCATCGGCTGCCACCATCATGCGCTTTATCAAAAATGAATACAGATACTCGAGTCCCATCGTgctctttttttccttttccctCAAACTACTGCTTCACAAACTCTTCTAGCATCTCGTAACTACTCCTTATGTGTAGAACGGCGATTGTCCAGCTACCATTTGGAGTTTTAGCGCCACCTTTCGAAACGGAGTCTTCTTCTTCTTTTAATTTTAAGGCGGGTTGAGAACCAACTTAAAAGGTGCATACCGCCACCTACTGTGGTGGAGTGTGACGAGAATAATCCAAGTTCTCCAGTTTCCTATAATATAACCTACTTTTCTTAAAGGGGATATTGGATTCCCATTttccaagttcatatgattctttagggtcttaatgaaaagtctctaaaatactttaattaaaaaattctcaataatagtgtaaaaaaacaaccttttagcttgtcaaaatcagctcattTTATGCATAGGTCCTTTGAATGCAAATGTCTATTAAGAGTGTATTGCCGCTGTTGTGccgaattctgacccccgccagattactacccccctagtattggtaggtttagggttaggtgtgggggaggggttaggattaggggtggggttaggattaggcaatcaggtagcgctttcaacgagagggggtcataatttggcaggggtcgaaaaaaggcacaacaaatatatatacataattaccATGTTAAAGAAGCTCTGAGACAGGgatcaccaaacttgatcctggagggtaGGTTTCCTGCAaaatttagctccaacttgcctcaacacacctcaAAGAATTACATTGCATTCAAAGTACATTTTCTTTTACATTCACTTCTATTTTTCCTAATCATGTTCATGACTAGCACCACAATCTACTAACTGACCTAAAGGAATATTATAATGCGTGtacaaatcaaattaaatttaaatgagcCAACATTGTGTTTGACTTTAAAGCTTTTAATGTGAATGTCAAATCATTAGCTTAACAAACAAATATGACAATGCTAAGAACAGATTTAACACGGcgttgttgtgttcatcatgcaAAAGTACTGAAACAACCAAAATATCCTTAATATAAGTTTCCAATATCAACTCTTTGTTTTTCTTGTTAACATAAGCATATAACAGAACATTTGAAActgttataattaatattttgaaccTGGACAGCTATATAGTATTGGAAAACATGTTAATGACGATCTTCTAATGAAACAATTTAACCAAGAAATCAGAGCCAGTGCTTTACGAACAGTCATCTCTGAAACCCAACAACTGAACTGATGAGACACTTATTTGCATTGCTTATAACTGTTAAGTATAATAAAGGTGCAGCTGGTGGATAAGAAAAACTCAAGTCATCAATTTGCTTTTCAAAcctataaaaacataaaacataaaagtgAGAGCCTCATATGCCTGGGATTTGTCTATAAGGACATCTAAACAAAGAGATattctttaatattttaaatcaaacTTAAATAATAATCTGACATCCGTTGGGGAAAAAAAGAAGTGGTCTCTGTTGTTTGCATTCATATTTTCATTTGCATACAGTGTATCtaataatgtattaaaatgtGGTATTTATACTTTGGAGGATGAAGATCAATGACACTTGTTTCCCTTTAGGTGCTTTCTGACATGATTCGATCGAGAAAAACCCCTTCCACACTTTGGGCAGCTGTAGCGATAATCACCTTTATGGATTCTCTCGTGTTCGCTCAAGTTGAATTTACTTTTAAAACGACCTCCACATGAGCCACAGCAGAAAGGTCTGTCATCCTGGTCTACTAGCATGTGATTCTGCAGACGTCCTGTTTTCCTCAAAGACTTGCCGGAAATCTGGTTTAATGGTTTCTGGCATTTTCGCTTTCGCCTTTGTGAGACCCCTTCAAAGGTTTCGAGGTCACACTGAACAGATGGCGGCTCTTGTTCAGGTACTGAAAGTTCACCGTTCCAGACGCTACCAGACTGCGCTGCAGATGAGTTTGATTCTCCGGCTTGATCATCACCCCGCTCTGACTTAACTGTGACGGATGACTGTGAATCTGTTCCATCAATATCTTCATTCTTCAGCATCACCGCTGGCAGAGGTGAGAGGCACTGAGAGGTTTCCTGCCTTGTGACTTCTTCAGAAAGGGGAGAAATAATGAAAGAAGCTGGAGTCACAGGCTCATGGGACATCACAGTGGCAACCTCCATCTTTACTTGTGTTTCTGAGAGTTCTGAACACACTGGATCTGGCAGAACTTCAGCTGTCTGAGCATCTGTGTGACAAGAGGCACAACTTTAGTTAGTGTGTAAAGATTTTGcagttaaatatttaaaacagaaattaaaaaataaaataaaaaagggtcTAATTTAAAGAAtcacctttaaattaaaaaaaaaaaaaaaaacaatgtaacaatggacatttaaaaaaatacataaatacttgCATACACCGGAACCTCGagccctgatttttttttcacacacatG
Protein-coding sequences here:
- the LOC141294238 gene encoding uncharacterized protein, with the translated sequence MMVAADEIFDTVKDTFTEYEKEIERLKQENCLMRRNCSCTETCHDAQTAEVLPDPVCSELSETQVKMEVATVMSHEPVTPASFIISPLSEEVTRQETSQCLSPLPAVMLKNEDIDGTDSQSSVTVKSERGDDQAGESNSSAAQSGSVWNGELSVPEQEPPSVQCDLETFEGVSQRRKRKCQKPLNQISGKSLRKTGRLQNHMLVDQDDRPFCCGSCGGRFKSKFNLSEHERIHKGDYRYSCPKCGRGFSRSNHVRKHLKGNKCH